A region of Paractinoplanes abujensis DNA encodes the following proteins:
- a CDS encoding DUF3107 domain-containing protein gives MEVKIGVQHTPRELVLESAQTPAEVEQAVAEAMAKDSVLSLTDEKGRKVIIPIAKVAYVEIAESSARPFGFTAR, from the coding sequence GTGGAGGTCAAGATCGGCGTGCAGCACACGCCGCGTGAGCTGGTGCTCGAGAGCGCGCAGACCCCGGCGGAGGTTGAGCAGGCCGTGGCCGAGGCGATGGCCAAGGACAGCGTGCTGTCGCTCACGGATGAGAAGGGCCGCAAGGTGATCATCCCGATCGCCAAGGTGGCGTACGTGGAGATCGCTGAGTCGAGCGCTCGCCCGTTCGGTTTCACCGCGCGCTGA
- a CDS encoding terpene cyclase/mutase family protein → MVDIDAAIGYVVAHGDTVERARLSYLRTGQPPDPLVIGRITADQSEAGGWSASAGAPVDSIDATCFRLNELDDLGGLHGEPVDRALAWLASVQRRDGTWQESETLAAEAPAWAMPGDPEATLYLTAAAGFWMTVAEYEAHPQFDVPARYGHTLGAAAQWVVGRLHPDGTWPSFLAAGWHAAGLLYGAQYFYESARVQLVLGDRLPDMEPADIASMAAALRRINLGDDWLLQSARKRLGETQRTDGGWDSAEGPNFDVNTTLTVLRACR, encoded by the coding sequence GTGGTAGATATCGACGCCGCAATCGGCTATGTGGTCGCCCACGGCGACACCGTGGAGCGGGCCCGGCTGTCATATCTGCGCACCGGTCAACCTCCCGATCCGCTCGTCATCGGGCGCATCACCGCCGATCAGTCTGAGGCCGGCGGCTGGTCCGCGTCGGCCGGCGCCCCCGTCGACTCGATCGACGCCACCTGTTTCCGGCTCAACGAGCTCGACGACCTGGGTGGTCTGCACGGTGAGCCGGTCGACCGGGCCCTGGCCTGGCTGGCCAGCGTGCAGCGCCGCGACGGCACCTGGCAGGAATCCGAGACGCTGGCCGCCGAGGCGCCCGCGTGGGCGATGCCGGGTGACCCCGAGGCCACGCTCTACCTGACCGCGGCCGCGGGTTTCTGGATGACCGTGGCCGAGTACGAGGCGCACCCCCAGTTCGACGTCCCGGCGCGTTACGGTCACACGCTCGGTGCGGCCGCCCAGTGGGTCGTGGGCCGGCTACACCCCGACGGCACCTGGCCGTCCTTCCTGGCCGCGGGCTGGCACGCCGCGGGCCTGCTCTACGGCGCGCAGTATTTTTACGAGTCCGCCCGCGTGCAACTCGTGCTGGGCGACCGCCTGCCCGACATGGAACCGGCCGACATCGCCTCGATGGCCGCCGCACTGCGCCGGATCAACCTGGGCGACGACTGGTTGCTGCAGAGCGCCCGCAAGCGGCTCGGCGAGACCCAGCGCACGGACGGCGGCTGGGACAGCGCCGAGGGGCCGAACTTCGACGTGAACACGACCCTGACCGTGCTTCGCGCCTGTCGCTGA
- a CDS encoding TetR/AcrR family transcriptional regulator codes for MTAASGGAQTARPTRLPRSARRKQLLAAAQQVFVAHGYHAAAMDDIAERAGVSKPVLYQHFPGKLELYLALLDTHCDAIIAKVRDAMLATSDNKERVKGAVRAYFDFMDHESEAFRLVFESDLRNDPQVRQRVERVEQGCIAAVTDTIISDTNLSSDAAQLLASGLVGAAGQSAQYWLANGRRTPKAEAEALVAALIWRGIASFPLQGGASGGTPAEIG; via the coding sequence ATGACCGCTGCGTCCGGCGGAGCTCAGACGGCCCGCCCCACCCGGCTGCCTCGCTCCGCGCGCCGCAAGCAGCTGCTGGCCGCCGCTCAGCAGGTCTTCGTCGCGCACGGCTATCACGCCGCCGCGATGGACGACATCGCCGAGCGCGCCGGGGTCTCCAAGCCCGTGCTCTACCAGCACTTCCCGGGCAAGCTGGAGCTCTATCTGGCACTGCTGGACACCCACTGCGACGCGATAATCGCCAAGGTTCGTGACGCCATGCTGGCCACCAGCGACAACAAGGAACGGGTCAAGGGAGCCGTCCGGGCGTACTTCGACTTCATGGATCACGAGAGTGAGGCGTTCCGGCTCGTCTTCGAGAGCGACCTGCGCAACGACCCACAGGTGCGCCAGCGCGTCGAGCGGGTCGAACAGGGCTGCATCGCCGCCGTCACCGACACGATCATCTCGGACACCAACCTGAGTTCGGACGCCGCCCAGTTGCTGGCGTCGGGCCTCGTGGGGGCGGCCGGGCAGTCCGCCCAGTACTGGCTGGCCAACGGACGGCGTACGCCTAAAGCTGAAGCGGAAGCGCTCGTAGCTGCACTTATCTGGCGCGGGATCGCCAGCTTCCCGCTTCAGGGCGGCGCATCCGGCGGAACACCGGCCGAAATCGGATAA
- a CDS encoding DUF3152 domain-containing protein produces MIDEATVPPASPPTTGRDRWRTWWLVAFALVVLVAGGFVVGRRIEQGGATPAAAPTVVAPASSAPVPESTPTPSPSPAPARTVDRSVLQLPGAVPVRGSGQFSYATSRGPVLGSKGELRRFRVAVEKGSNENAEEFATQVANTLGDPRSWIGGGQVRLQLVGGSEAADFTVYLATRDTTGKMCLRGGTNVSVGGRPYTSCRTTGKAIINLDRWRRSATPFVSGKVPLSTYRQYVINHEVGHELGHRHEGCPRAGGPAPVMVQQTLTLRGCKAYAWPRLDGKMLRGPRL; encoded by the coding sequence ATGATCGACGAAGCCACCGTGCCGCCCGCCTCGCCGCCGACCACCGGCCGCGACCGCTGGCGTACGTGGTGGCTGGTCGCTTTCGCTCTCGTCGTCCTCGTCGCCGGGGGTTTCGTGGTGGGCCGGCGGATCGAGCAGGGGGGCGCCACCCCGGCCGCCGCGCCCACGGTCGTGGCCCCGGCGTCGAGCGCACCCGTTCCGGAGAGCACGCCGACCCCGTCCCCGAGCCCGGCCCCGGCGCGGACCGTCGACCGCAGCGTGCTGCAACTGCCCGGCGCCGTGCCCGTCCGGGGTTCCGGCCAGTTCTCGTACGCCACCTCGCGCGGCCCGGTCCTCGGCAGCAAGGGCGAGTTGCGGCGCTTCCGGGTGGCCGTCGAGAAGGGCAGCAACGAGAACGCGGAGGAGTTCGCCACCCAGGTCGCGAACACCCTCGGGGATCCGCGCAGCTGGATCGGCGGCGGTCAGGTGCGCCTGCAGCTGGTCGGCGGCTCGGAGGCGGCCGACTTCACCGTCTACCTGGCCACGCGTGACACGACCGGGAAGATGTGCCTGCGGGGCGGGACGAACGTGAGTGTCGGCGGCCGTCCGTACACGTCCTGCCGGACCACCGGGAAGGCGATCATCAACCTCGACCGGTGGCGGCGCTCGGCGACTCCGTTCGTGAGCGGCAAAGTTCCGCTGAGCACCTATCGGCAGTACGTGATCAACCACGAGGTCGGCCACGAGCTGGGTCACCGGCACGAGGGGTGCCCGCGCGCGGGCGGGCCGGCCCCGGTCATGGTGCAGCAGACGCTCACGCTACGCGGCTGCAAGGCGTACGCCTGGCCTCGCCTCGACGGGAAGATGCTGCGCGGCCCCCGTTTGTGA
- a CDS encoding alpha/beta fold hydrolase — protein MKGALLAPDSALLPEGEAPAPWPARRVTIGGAMLHVRDTPATRPDAEPAVYVHGLGGSSQNFTDVAGLLADRFDAQAVDLPGFGYSDPSPRYSIPSFASTLIAYLEHDGRGPVHLVGNSLGGSIAVRTAALRPDLVRTLTLISPAMPFLDVRRTAQARALPLLALPYADRVLGWAFARLTAEEMAEQVLAACFGDTRKVTAQRRAEAMEEIRLRYTVAHYPKAYLGTLRGLASSFVRAYLPGENSQWRLAARVQAPTVVIGGLNDKLVDSRVPAVVARTIPDARLLMLPGVGHVAQMEVPRLVARAVVGLLDEVGSPVPR, from the coding sequence ATGAAAGGCGCCCTACTGGCCCCCGACAGCGCGCTGCTGCCGGAGGGCGAAGCACCAGCACCCTGGCCCGCTCGACGGGTGACCATCGGCGGGGCCATGCTGCACGTCCGCGACACCCCGGCGACCCGGCCCGACGCCGAACCGGCCGTCTACGTGCACGGGCTCGGCGGGTCCTCGCAGAACTTCACCGACGTCGCGGGCCTGCTGGCCGACCGGTTCGACGCGCAGGCGGTCGACCTGCCGGGTTTCGGCTACAGCGATCCCAGCCCGCGCTATTCGATCCCGTCCTTCGCGTCCACGTTGATCGCCTATCTCGAGCACGACGGGCGGGGCCCGGTCCACCTGGTCGGCAATTCGCTCGGCGGCTCGATCGCGGTGCGGACGGCCGCGCTGCGCCCCGATCTGGTGCGCACGCTGACGCTGATCTCCCCGGCGATGCCGTTCCTCGACGTCCGGCGTACGGCTCAGGCCCGGGCTCTGCCCCTGCTGGCGTTGCCCTACGCCGACCGGGTGCTCGGGTGGGCGTTCGCCCGGCTGACCGCCGAGGAGATGGCCGAGCAGGTGCTCGCCGCGTGCTTCGGCGACACCCGCAAGGTCACCGCGCAGCGGCGGGCCGAGGCGATGGAGGAGATCCGGCTGCGCTACACGGTGGCGCACTACCCGAAGGCGTATCTGGGCACCTTGCGCGGCCTGGCGTCGAGTTTCGTGCGGGCCTATCTGCCGGGCGAGAACTCGCAGTGGCGGCTGGCCGCCCGGGTGCAGGCGCCGACGGTGGTGATCGGCGGTCTCAACGACAAGCTGGTCGATTCCCGGGTGCCGGCGGTGGTGGCCCGGACCATCCCCGATGCGCGGCTGCTGATGCTGCCCGGCGTGGGCCATGTGGCCCAGATGGAGGTGCCGCGCCTGGTCGCCCGCGCGGTGGTGGGCCTGCTGGACGAGGTCGGGTCGCCGGTCCCGCGATAG
- the moeZ gene encoding adenylyltransferase/sulfurtransferase MoeZ, with amino-acid sequence MALPPLVEPAAELTVDEIRRYSRHLIIPDVGMDGQKRLKNSKVLVVGAGGLGSPALLYLAAAGVGTLGIVDFDTVDESNLQRQIIHGVSDIGRPKAESAAASIAEVNPLVNVVIHNTALDVDNVKEIFSQYDLIVDGTDNFATRYMVNDAAVLLGKPYVWGSIYRFDGQASVFWEEHGPCYRCLYPEPPPPGMVPSCAEGGVLGVLCASIGSIQVNEAIKLLTGIGEPLVGRLMVYDALEMEYRKIKVRKDPNCALCGDNPTVTDLLEDYEDFCGAVSAEAEEATLNATITARELKDWQDSGKDLFLVDVREPAEWEINRIPGATLIPKGEILSGEALSRFPQDRQIVLHCKSGVRSAEALAALKAAGFKDAVHVQGGIVSWVNTIDPSQPSY; translated from the coding sequence GTGGCACTGCCCCCGCTCGTCGAGCCGGCCGCAGAGCTGACCGTCGATGAGATCCGCCGTTACTCGCGGCACCTGATCATCCCGGATGTCGGGATGGACGGGCAGAAGCGGCTGAAGAACTCGAAGGTCCTGGTCGTCGGCGCGGGCGGCCTCGGTTCGCCGGCGCTGCTCTATCTGGCCGCGGCCGGTGTGGGCACGCTGGGCATCGTCGACTTCGACACCGTCGACGAGTCCAACCTCCAGCGCCAGATCATCCACGGCGTCTCCGACATCGGCCGGCCCAAGGCCGAGTCCGCCGCGGCCAGCATCGCCGAGGTCAACCCGCTGGTGAACGTGGTCATCCACAACACCGCGCTCGACGTCGACAACGTCAAAGAAATCTTCAGCCAGTACGACCTGATCGTCGACGGCACCGACAACTTCGCGACGCGTTACATGGTCAACGACGCCGCCGTGCTGCTCGGCAAGCCGTACGTCTGGGGTTCGATCTATCGTTTCGACGGCCAGGCCTCCGTCTTCTGGGAGGAGCACGGTCCCTGCTACCGCTGCCTCTACCCCGAGCCCCCGCCGCCCGGCATGGTGCCGAGCTGCGCCGAGGGCGGCGTGCTGGGCGTGCTGTGCGCGTCGATCGGCTCGATCCAGGTCAACGAGGCCATCAAGCTCCTCACCGGCATCGGTGAGCCGCTGGTCGGCCGGCTGATGGTCTACGACGCTCTGGAGATGGAGTACCGCAAGATCAAGGTCCGGAAGGACCCGAACTGCGCGCTCTGCGGCGACAACCCGACGGTCACCGACCTGCTCGAGGACTACGAGGACTTCTGCGGCGCGGTTTCGGCCGAGGCCGAGGAGGCCACGCTCAACGCCACCATCACGGCCCGCGAGCTGAAGGACTGGCAGGACTCCGGCAAGGACCTGTTCCTGGTCGACGTCCGCGAGCCGGCCGAGTGGGAGATCAACCGGATCCCGGGCGCGACCCTGATCCCCAAGGGCGAGATCCTTTCGGGTGAGGCGCTGTCGCGCTTCCCGCAGGACCGGCAGATCGTGCTGCACTGCAAGTCGGGCGTGCGCTCGGCCGAGGCGCTGGCGGCCCTCAAGGCGGCCGGCTTCAAGGACGCCGTGCACGTCCAGGGCGGCATCGTCTCGTGGGTCAACACCATCGACCCGTCGCAGCCGTCGTACTGA
- a CDS encoding DUF2470 domain-containing protein, giving the protein MTDPFPPEVVEQIARHMNDDHAADNVLIVRGLGGVPTATAARMSGLDADAMEFKAAVDGIEVPVRVPFSERLTERRQVRAEAVRMYRDACAALGVEPSH; this is encoded by the coding sequence GTGACTGATCCGTTTCCGCCCGAGGTGGTCGAGCAGATCGCCCGGCACATGAACGACGACCATGCCGCCGACAACGTGCTGATCGTGCGGGGACTCGGCGGTGTGCCGACGGCGACCGCGGCCCGCATGTCCGGTCTGGACGCCGACGCGATGGAGTTCAAGGCGGCGGTCGACGGCATCGAGGTGCCGGTCCGCGTGCCGTTCTCGGAGCGGCTGACCGAGCGCCGGCAGGTGCGGGCCGAGGCCGTCCGCATGTATCGCGACGCCTGCGCGGCCCTCGGGGTCGAGCCCAGCCACTGA
- a CDS encoding glutamate-5-semialdehyde dehydrogenase, producing MTTVLQQAADARVAAIDLAAATRTEKDRALELMADRLVERSPDIVAANEVDVTNARASGLSESMIDRLTLTPARVEAMAQGLRELAALPDPVGDVVRGSTLANGLELRQVRVPFGVVGIIYEGRPNVTADAAGICLKSGNAALLRGSGSALSSNAAIVSVLRKAVADAGLPADTIQLLDATTRDSVKELMRARGLVDVLIPRGGASLIRTVVEESTVPVIETGVGNCHVYVDEHADLEKALAVAVNSKTQRLSTCNTAESLLVHAAVADRFLPLVLPALFEAGVTVHGDPQVVAYDSQVVPATEKDWGTEYLSADLAVAIVDSLDDALDHIRQYGTGHTEAIVSESVTATRRFTARVDAAAVMVNASTRFTDGGEFGFGAEIGISTQKLHARGPMGLPELTSTKYIVTGNGHIRR from the coding sequence ATGACGACCGTCCTCCAGCAGGCCGCCGACGCCCGCGTGGCCGCCATCGACCTGGCCGCCGCCACCCGCACCGAAAAGGATCGCGCCCTCGAGCTGATGGCCGACCGCCTGGTCGAGCGCTCGCCCGACATCGTGGCGGCCAACGAGGTCGACGTGACCAACGCGCGCGCCTCCGGGCTGTCCGAGTCGATGATCGACCGGCTCACGTTGACCCCGGCGCGGGTCGAGGCGATGGCCCAGGGGCTGCGCGAGCTGGCGGCGCTGCCCGACCCGGTGGGTGACGTGGTGCGCGGCTCGACGCTGGCCAACGGGCTCGAGTTGCGGCAGGTGCGGGTGCCGTTCGGCGTCGTCGGCATCATCTACGAGGGCCGGCCCAACGTGACGGCCGACGCGGCGGGCATCTGCCTCAAGTCGGGCAACGCGGCGCTGCTGCGCGGGTCGGGCTCGGCGCTCAGCTCGAACGCGGCGATCGTGTCGGTGCTGCGCAAGGCGGTGGCCGACGCGGGCCTGCCGGCCGACACGATCCAGCTGCTCGACGCGACCACCCGCGACTCGGTCAAGGAGCTGATGCGGGCGCGCGGCCTCGTCGACGTGCTGATCCCCCGCGGCGGCGCCTCCCTCATCCGTACGGTGGTGGAGGAATCGACGGTGCCGGTGATCGAGACCGGGGTCGGCAACTGCCACGTCTATGTGGACGAGCACGCCGATCTGGAGAAAGCGCTGGCCGTGGCGGTCAACTCGAAGACGCAGCGGCTGTCCACCTGCAACACTGCCGAGTCTCTGCTGGTGCACGCGGCGGTCGCCGATCGGTTCCTGCCGCTGGTGCTTCCTGCCCTCTTCGAGGCCGGCGTGACCGTTCATGGCGACCCGCAGGTAGTGGCGTACGACTCGCAGGTGGTGCCGGCCACCGAGAAGGACTGGGGCACCGAATACCTGTCGGCCGACCTCGCGGTGGCGATCGTCGACTCGCTGGACGACGCGCTCGACCACATCCGGCAGTACGGAACCGGGCACACCGAGGCCATCGTGAGCGAGTCGGTGACGGCGACGCGGCGGTTCACGGCCCGGGTCGACGCGGCCGCGGTGATGGTGAACGCGTCGACCCGTTTCACCGACGGCGGCGAGTTCGGGTTCGGCGCCGAGATCGGCATCAGCACTCAGAAACTGCACGCCCGCGGGCCGATGGGCCTGCCCGAGCTGACGTCGACCAAATACATCGTCACGGGCAACGGCCACATTCGACGGTGA
- a CDS encoding Daple has product MPASAPPSSDLPSPAAAPAPPGFVDAKPSGEIPPSGESGPGSRWDRSRFSELLSPLTPSGQPRAQQPGPDEPRLERSRADLPRPQAAPGSPLQPIPPTPREPGLGTGDRREPGLSTGDRRDAGLGPGERRELGERREPGLSTSERREPGFGTSERREPGLSTGERREPGLGTGARRPGLPGEPREPGTSSGSLRAFDVPTPNSAPPYPYEGDLDDEPAPPPPSPIVQQRAAVPLVRPSTPGGGRRADWGTAEHSTTDPRHALSGGTPVQGVPRVAADEARPAYDPSSFPRRLSYEPPPPYEIPQPYEAPAPVPPQPEPSTYSGFGETTARLDPTGERGLPQRVPAQPDVPKGVSEPPLVEATAETPALARIASHLRRGDVQPAQERQEGFDVQAILAAVREVDGVRDASLRSTPTGAHSLRLDLAEGADPAEVSRQVARLLQDRMGLDAAMPGEVAPPAETPLAAAPVSPPALVPRVRQAEQISAPPVSQTPLADSIAPNGERETRERERETRERERETQQRETQQREAREREARERETRERETREHEAREREVREQEGREREAREREARDRHAAAARLVPEVDESAEVVPTGVDCGPPRPLYPNEHPGPRVVIENVHVNTFGADATVEVRLAVGGRTASGTASGPAVDGYLLRLCAMATAGAVDELLSHSDHPDGPARCFVEHAAAVPFGAAQVAVVVLLLSCGGWVEQLAGSAVVTSDDRHAMVRATLAAVNRRLEALLTR; this is encoded by the coding sequence GTGCCCGCTTCCGCCCCGCCCTCTTCCGACCTTCCTTCGCCCGCGGCTGCGCCGGCCCCGCCGGGCTTCGTCGACGCGAAACCAAGCGGTGAAATTCCCCCGTCCGGGGAATCCGGGCCGGGCTCCCGCTGGGACAGGTCGCGCTTCTCCGAGTTGCTGAGCCCGCTCACCCCGTCCGGACAGCCCCGCGCCCAGCAACCCGGCCCGGACGAGCCGCGCCTGGAGCGGTCCCGCGCCGACCTGCCCCGCCCGCAGGCCGCCCCGGGCTCCCCCCTGCAGCCCATCCCGCCCACCCCCCGCGAGCCCGGCTTGGGCACGGGCGACCGGCGCGAGCCCGGCCTGAGCACGGGCGACCGGCGCGACGCCGGCCTCGGCCCCGGTGAGCGGCGAGAGCTGGGTGAACGGCGAGAGCCGGGCCTGAGCACAAGTGAGCGTCGCGAGCCCGGATTCGGCACAAGTGAGCGCCGCGAGCCCGGCCTGAGCACCGGCGAGCGCCGCGAGCCCGGCCTCGGCACGGGCGCCCGCCGGCCGGGCCTCCCCGGTGAGCCGCGCGAACCCGGCACGAGCAGCGGCAGCCTGCGCGCCTTCGACGTGCCCACACCCAACAGCGCCCCGCCCTACCCGTACGAGGGCGACCTGGACGACGAGCCCGCGCCCCCACCCCCGTCGCCGATCGTGCAGCAGCGCGCCGCCGTCCCGTTGGTGCGTCCGTCCACGCCCGGCGGTGGCCGCCGCGCCGACTGGGGCACGGCCGAGCACAGCACCACCGACCCCCGGCACGCGCTCAGCGGCGGCACTCCCGTCCAGGGTGTGCCGCGGGTGGCCGCCGACGAGGCGCGCCCGGCCTACGACCCGTCGAGCTTCCCGCGCCGCCTCTCCTACGAGCCGCCTCCGCCGTACGAGATCCCCCAGCCCTACGAAGCCCCCGCCCCGGTCCCACCGCAGCCGGAGCCGTCGACGTATTCGGGTTTCGGTGAGACCACCGCGCGCCTCGACCCAACCGGCGAGCGTGGTCTGCCGCAGCGCGTCCCCGCGCAACCCGACGTGCCCAAGGGCGTATCGGAGCCGCCGCTCGTGGAAGCCACCGCCGAGACCCCCGCCCTGGCCCGGATCGCCTCGCACCTGCGCCGCGGCGACGTGCAACCCGCGCAGGAACGGCAGGAGGGCTTCGACGTGCAGGCCATCCTGGCCGCCGTGCGCGAGGTCGACGGGGTGCGCGACGCGTCGCTGCGCTCGACCCCGACCGGCGCCCACAGCCTGCGCCTGGATCTGGCCGAGGGCGCCGACCCGGCCGAGGTCAGCCGTCAGGTGGCCCGCCTGCTGCAGGACCGCATGGGCCTCGACGCGGCCATGCCCGGTGAGGTCGCGCCGCCCGCCGAAACCCCGCTCGCCGCCGCCCCGGTCTCGCCGCCGGCCCTGGTGCCCCGGGTGCGTCAGGCCGAGCAGATCTCGGCCCCGCCGGTGTCGCAGACCCCGCTGGCCGACAGCATCGCCCCAAATGGGGAGCGCGAGACCCGCGAACGGGAGCGCGAGACCCGCGAACGGGAGCGCGAGACCCAGCAGCGCGAAACCCAGCAGCGCGAGGCCCGGGAACGCGAGGCCCGGGAACGGGAGACGCGGGAGCGCGAGACCCGCGAGCATGAGGCCCGGGAACGCGAGGTCAGGGAGCAGGAGGGCCGGGAGCGTGAGGCCCGCGAACGCGAGGCGCGCGACCGGCACGCCGCCGCGGCCCGGCTCGTTCCCGAGGTCGACGAGTCGGCCGAGGTCGTGCCGACCGGTGTCGACTGCGGACCGCCTCGCCCGCTCTACCCCAACGAGCACCCCGGCCCGCGTGTCGTCATCGAGAACGTGCACGTCAACACGTTCGGAGCGGACGCCACGGTGGAGGTCAGGCTGGCGGTCGGCGGCCGCACGGCGTCGGGCACGGCCAGCGGGCCCGCGGTCGACGGCTATCTGCTGCGGCTGTGCGCGATGGCCACGGCGGGCGCGGTCGACGAGCTGCTGTCCCACTCCGACCACCCGGACGGCCCGGCCCGGTGCTTCGTCGAGCACGCCGCGGCCGTCCCGTTCGGGGCCGCCCAGGTCGCCGTCGTCGTGCTGCTGCTGTCGTGCGGCGGCTGGGTCGAGCAGCTGGCCGGCTCGGCCGTGGTGACCAGTGACGACCGGCATGCCATGGTGCGCGCCACTCTGGCCGCGGTCAACCGCCGGCTTGAGGCACTCTTGACCAGATGA
- a CDS encoding DEAD/DEAH box helicase yields MTDIENTEPALVAVTNRAPVRPDSPTFAELGVRAETVEALAKAGINRAFAIQEYALPIALRGTDLIGQAPTGTGKTLGFGLPILERVTSPGEGADGRPQALIVVPTRELGLQVARDLAAAGSTRGVRVLPIYGGVAYEPQVDALKKGVEILVGTPGRLLDLAKQKQLKLDSVQALVLDEADRMLDLGFLDDVEKILAMLPEKRQTMLFSATMPDPIVALSRRFLSHPVTIHAGHTADSGPSPLTKQVVYRTHPLNKVEMVARILQARERGLTMIFTRTKRAADRLAEDLDFRGFAVAAVHGDLNQGARERALRAFRSGKIDVLVATDVAARGLDVSGVTHVINFDCPEDPETYTHRIGRTGRAGATGVAVTFVDWEDMPRWVLIDKSMGLNMPQPPETYHTSPALYSDLDIPTDVSSTLPTADRSRAGLSAEVEEDLGGGGRRRRESGGRGRGGRSSRGGSDSPAPSSEGGDSERPKRQRRRRRVEPAEGEPAVTPEGASDASDSSAEAGEDRPARTRTRRRVATPVFSDGDAAAVTATDSTQAADSAPASDADDDFSADDEGGADRPRRRRRRGGRGSRGSGSGAGATSEDGAASDNAPADMSGGSEAGVGTTA; encoded by the coding sequence ATGACCGACATCGAGAACACCGAACCCGCACTGGTAGCAGTGACCAACCGGGCCCCCGTCCGTCCCGACAGCCCCACCTTCGCCGAGCTGGGAGTTCGCGCCGAGACGGTCGAGGCGCTGGCCAAGGCCGGGATCAACCGCGCCTTCGCCATCCAGGAGTACGCCCTGCCGATCGCCTTGCGCGGCACCGACCTGATCGGTCAGGCCCCCACGGGCACGGGCAAGACCCTGGGCTTCGGCCTGCCCATCCTCGAGCGCGTGACGTCGCCCGGTGAGGGCGCCGACGGCCGCCCGCAGGCCCTCATCGTCGTACCCACCCGCGAGCTGGGCCTGCAGGTGGCCCGCGACCTGGCCGCCGCGGGCAGCACCCGGGGCGTCCGCGTGCTGCCGATCTACGGCGGCGTGGCCTACGAGCCGCAGGTCGACGCGCTCAAGAAGGGCGTCGAGATCCTCGTCGGCACCCCCGGCCGCCTGCTCGACCTGGCCAAGCAGAAGCAGCTCAAGCTCGACTCGGTGCAGGCGCTGGTGCTCGACGAGGCCGACCGCATGCTCGACCTGGGCTTCCTCGACGACGTCGAGAAGATCCTGGCCATGCTCCCCGAGAAGCGGCAGACCATGCTTTTCTCGGCGACCATGCCCGATCCGATCGTCGCCCTGTCGCGCCGCTTCCTGAGCCACCCGGTGACGATCCACGCCGGCCACACCGCCGACAGCGGGCCGTCGCCGCTGACCAAGCAGGTCGTCTACCGTACGCATCCGCTCAACAAGGTCGAGATGGTGGCGCGCATCCTGCAGGCCCGCGAGCGCGGCCTCACGATGATCTTCACCCGCACCAAGCGGGCCGCCGACCGGCTCGCCGAAGACCTCGACTTCCGCGGTTTCGCGGTGGCCGCGGTGCACGGCGACCTCAACCAGGGCGCCCGCGAGCGGGCCCTCCGCGCGTTCCGCAGCGGCAAGATCGACGTGCTGGTGGCCACCGACGTCGCGGCCCGTGGGCTGGACGTCTCCGGCGTCACCCACGTGATCAACTTCGACTGCCCGGAAGACCCCGAGACCTACACGCACCGGATCGGCCGCACCGGCCGGGCCGGCGCCACAGGCGTCGCCGTGACCTTCGTCGACTGGGAGGACATGCCGCGGTGGGTCCTCATCGACAAGTCGATGGGCCTGAACATGCCGCAGCCGCCGGAGACGTACCACACGAGCCCGGCGCTCTACAGCGACCTCGACATCCCCACCGACGTGTCGAGCACGCTGCCGACCGCCGACCGCAGCCGGGCCGGCCTGTCCGCCGAGGTCGAGGAGGACCTGGGTGGCGGCGGTCGCCGGCGCCGGGAGTCCGGTGGGCGCGGCCGGGGCGGACGGTCGTCGCGGGGCGGCTCCGACTCCCCCGCCCCCTCGTCCGAGGGCGGCGACAGCGAGCGGCCCAAGCGGCAGCGTCGCCGGCGGCGGGTCGAGCCCGCCGAAGGGGAGCCGGCCGTCACGCCGGAAGGCGCGTCCGATGCGTCCGACTCGTCCGCTGAGGCGGGCGAGGACCGCCCGGCCCGTACGCGGACTCGCCGCCGGGTGGCCACCCCGGTGTTCTCCGACGGGGACGCGGCGGCCGTGACCGCTACCGACTCCACCCAGGCCGCAGACTCCGCCCCGGCTTCCGACGCCGATGACGACTTCTCGGCCGACGACGAGGGTGGCGCCGACCGTCCTCGCCGCCGCCGTCGTCGTGGGGGTCGCGGCAGCCGTGGGTCCGGTTCGGGCGCGGGCGCCACCTCCGAGGACGGTGCGGCCTCCGACAACGCCCCGGCCGACATGAGTGGCGGGTCCGAGGCCGGGGTCGGCACCACGGCCTGA